The Thiorhodovibrio litoralis genome includes a window with the following:
- a CDS encoding glycosyltransferase: MMQNRPLKVLHVEGGARLYGGALQVLYLLQGLAVRGIDNVLVCRPECALATQAEPFAEVACMPMHGDTDLLLIPRLHRLIARTRPDILHLHSRIGADVMGGIAGRLAGVPVVHTRRVDNSEPRALAAFKYRLHDRVIAISAGIAEVLRSARVPDSKLRLVRSAVDAQPYAHPCDRDNFAAQLGLRPVDPVIPEDHPVGFTASSRDASIDPLIGVVAQLIPRKGHAVLLDALPRLLERWPGLQVIVFGRGREEPALRNQIAGLGLEPHVHLAGFRDDLDRLLPCLDLLVHPALMEGLGVSLLQAAAAGVPVVASRVGGIPEAVRDGETGLLVPPGDVAALAAAIARLLGDAELRARFGTAGRARMRAEFSLDAMVEGNLAVYRELLQGA, translated from the coding sequence ATGATGCAAAATCGCCCACTCAAAGTGCTGCACGTCGAAGGCGGCGCGCGCCTATACGGCGGTGCCTTGCAGGTGCTTTATCTGCTGCAGGGTCTGGCCGTGCGCGGCATCGACAATGTGCTCGTCTGCCGACCTGAGTGCGCGCTTGCCACCCAAGCCGAGCCTTTCGCCGAAGTCGCGTGCATGCCGATGCATGGCGATACCGACCTGTTGCTGATCCCGCGCCTGCATCGGCTGATCGCCCGCACGCGGCCGGATATTCTGCACCTGCACAGCCGCATCGGTGCCGATGTGATGGGCGGGATCGCTGGGCGCCTGGCGGGCGTGCCCGTGGTGCATACGCGTCGCGTCGACAATTCCGAGCCGCGCGCGCTGGCGGCGTTCAAGTATCGGCTGCATGATCGCGTCATTGCCATTTCCGCCGGCATTGCTGAGGTGCTGCGATCCGCCCGGGTACCGGACTCCAAACTGCGTCTGGTGCGCAGCGCCGTGGATGCTCAGCCCTACGCGCATCCCTGCGACCGCGACAATTTTGCGGCGCAGCTTGGCCTCAGGCCGGTCGACCCGGTGATTCCGGAGGATCACCCCGTGGGATTCACGGCCAGCAGCCGGGACGCGAGTATCGATCCGCTGATTGGTGTGGTTGCCCAGCTGATCCCGCGCAAGGGCCATGCCGTGCTGCTTGATGCCTTGCCAAGACTGCTCGAGCGCTGGCCTGGGCTCCAAGTGATTGTTTTCGGACGCGGCCGGGAAGAGCCCGCGCTGCGCAATCAGATCGCCGGCCTGGGACTTGAGCCCCATGTGCACCTGGCGGGATTTCGCGACGACCTCGACCGCCTGTTACCCTGCCTGGATCTGCTAGTGCATCCCGCCCTGATGGAAGGGCTTGGTGTCTCTCTGCTGCAGGCGGCGGCGGCCGGTGTGCCGGTGGTGGCAAGCCGTGTCGGCGGAATCCCCGAGGCGGTGCGCGATGGCGAAACCGGCTTGCTGGTCCCTCCGGGCGACGTCGCGGCGCTTGCAGCCGCCATCGCACGTCTGCTGGGCGACGCAGAGCTGCGCGCGCGTTTCGGCACCGCCGGGCGCGCGCGCATGCGCGCTGAGTTCTCGCTCGACGCCATGGTCGAAGGCAACCTCGCGGTCTATCGCGAGCTGTTGCAAGGGGCATAA
- a CDS encoding glycosyltransferase, which yields MDWPASLQLIGSKELGGAERWFHRFAQALANEGARAVLGIRRGSALETLDYHGLPVAALPFLTVWDPLSRAAISRLIRRREVPLVQTYMGRATRLTRLGRAERSTAVHVARLGGYYKLSPYRHAHAWIGNTRGLCDWMIVQGLPAERVHHIYNFAERARPRPDAEMARLRERLALGDAWLLVALGRFVPVKGHQYLLQALSQLPAEIDQRPWVLLMVGDGPLRPALEQQARDNNLMPHLRWCGWQADPTAYLQLADLVVFPSLEQETLGNVILEAWAWQRPLVSASFRGARELIHPGEDALTVPCADAEALAEAIKTLLSDTQLRTSLVNEGARRVRAEFSQTAVMAQYRALYLALLERSL from the coding sequence ATGGACTGGCCAGCAAGCCTGCAGTTGATCGGCAGCAAGGAGCTTGGCGGGGCCGAGCGCTGGTTTCACCGCTTTGCCCAAGCCTTGGCCAACGAAGGGGCGCGGGCCGTGCTCGGTATCCGTCGGGGCAGCGCGCTGGAGACGCTCGACTATCACGGTCTTCCGGTCGCGGCCCTGCCATTTCTCACCGTCTGGGACCCGCTCTCGCGCGCAGCCATCTCTCGGCTGATCCGTCGCCGAGAAGTGCCGCTGGTGCAGACCTACATGGGCCGGGCTACCCGCTTGACGCGCCTCGGGCGCGCGGAGCGCTCAACCGCCGTGCATGTCGCCCGACTCGGCGGCTACTACAAGCTCTCGCCTTATCGCCATGCTCACGCCTGGATCGGCAACACCCGCGGGCTGTGCGACTGGATGATCGTCCAGGGTTTGCCAGCGGAGCGGGTCCACCACATTTACAATTTTGCCGAGCGGGCTCGCCCGCGTCCGGATGCCGAAATGGCAAGGCTGCGCGAAAGGCTCGCCCTCGGCGATGCTTGGCTGCTAGTCGCGCTGGGACGCTTCGTGCCGGTCAAGGGACACCAATACCTGCTGCAGGCGCTGAGCCAACTGCCGGCCGAGATCGATCAGCGCCCCTGGGTGCTGCTGATGGTCGGCGATGGCCCACTGCGACCAGCACTGGAGCAGCAAGCGCGTGACAACAACCTGATGCCACACCTGCGCTGGTGCGGTTGGCAGGCTGATCCGACAGCCTATCTGCAGCTGGCGGACCTAGTGGTGTTTCCGTCCCTGGAGCAGGAAACCCTCGGCAATGTCATCCTGGAGGCTTGGGCCTGGCAGCGCCCGCTTGTGAGTGCGAGCTTTCGTGGCGCGCGCGAGTTGATTCATCCCGGTGAAGACGCCCTCACAGTGCCCTGCGCGGACGCGGAGGCCCTGGCCGAAGCGATCAAGACCCTGCTGAGTGATACACAACTGCGCACTAGCCTGGTCAACGAAGGCGCTCGCCGGGTGCGGGCGGAATTCAGTCAGACGGCGGTCATGGCGCAGTATCGCGCACTTTATCTGGCATTGCTCGAGCGTTCGCTATGA
- a CDS encoding polysaccharide deacetylase family protein, which yields MQAPQQPPSPARLSILMYHQVGRFAPMRAHRANYCDHRRFARQMAMLRAGGFRVLSLEEALRCLAGDSPMPARAVVLTFDDAYANFLDYAAPVLADCGFPATVYAISDWLGQPMRWRDPDPSRESPRLMTGGELRSLRQAGIAVGSHGCTHPRLAELSPEAQNAEISGSRERLQDILGEPVRDLCYPFGSFNQDSIRLAAQAGYRSATTCLRGAATAADHPLVLPRKAISYGDNLIGYGWKLLVKHAPKPALQTWRERRAELPEPTGLGQGE from the coding sequence ATGCAAGCGCCACAGCAACCCCCGTCACCAGCCAGGCTGTCCATCCTGATGTACCATCAGGTCGGTCGCTTCGCGCCCATGCGCGCGCATCGCGCCAATTATTGCGATCATCGCCGCTTTGCCCGGCAGATGGCCATGCTGCGCGCCGGGGGCTTTCGGGTGCTGAGTCTGGAGGAGGCACTGCGCTGCCTGGCAGGCGACAGCCCGATGCCGGCTCGCGCCGTCGTGCTGACCTTCGACGACGCCTATGCGAATTTTCTCGACTATGCCGCCCCTGTGCTGGCCGATTGCGGCTTTCCGGCCACGGTTTATGCCATCAGCGACTGGCTCGGCCAGCCGATGCGCTGGCGCGACCCGGACCCGAGCCGCGAGAGCCCGCGTTTGATGACGGGTGGCGAGCTAAGATCTCTGCGCCAGGCCGGTATCGCCGTCGGCTCCCACGGCTGCACCCATCCGCGTCTGGCGGAACTGTCGCCGGAGGCCCAAAATGCTGAGATCAGTGGTAGCCGTGAGCGCCTGCAGGACATCCTCGGCGAGCCAGTGCGCGATCTGTGCTATCCCTTCGGTAGTTTCAATCAGGACAGCATCCGGCTGGCGGCGCAAGCCGGTTACCGCAGCGCCACCACCTGCCTGCGCGGTGCCGCCACGGCGGCGGATCATCCCCTGGTGCTGCCGCGCAAGGCCATCTCCTATGGCGACAATCTCATCGGCTACGGCTGGAAGCTGCTGGTCAAGCACGCGCCCAAGCCCGCGCTGCAGACGTGGCGAGAGCGAAGGGCGGAACTGCCAGAGCCGACTGGCCTGGGGCAGGGGGAGTAG
- the waaA gene encoding lipid IV(A) 3-deoxy-D-manno-octulosonic acid transferase: MRRGVYSVLLYLLLPALLLRLLWRSLRAPAYRERWRERLGFYDQLPGPATIWVHAVSVGEVQAAQPMIRHLLLRDPAARILVTTTTPTGARRLGELFGDRVAHLYSPFDLTPVVRRFLARVSPCLAIVMETEIWPNLLAECESRGIPVLLVNARLSQRSASGYKRAQPLAGESMQRLSLIAAQSRADAERFIGLGAPAERVAVTGSIKFDLQLPASLTEQAEVMRRGWGCNRPVWVAASTHEGEEEPLLQAHARLREQLPAALLVLVPRHPDRFERAAALVQRRGFRLARRSLGQACDAQISVYLGDTMGELVSFIAAADVAFVGGSLVPTGGHNLLEAAAVGVPVIVGPHVFNFVEVTRLLLEQQAAVQIQSADELTRCLNLWLTDAAERARIGENGRKAVEANRGALDRLLGLIDPYVREMGST, translated from the coding sequence GTGAGGAGAGGCGTTTATTCCGTCCTGCTTTATCTGCTCCTGCCAGCGCTGCTCCTGCGGCTGCTGTGGCGCAGTCTGCGCGCGCCGGCTTATCGCGAGCGCTGGCGCGAGCGGCTGGGGTTTTATGACCAGCTACCCGGGCCTGCCACCATCTGGGTGCATGCTGTGTCAGTGGGTGAGGTGCAGGCTGCGCAGCCCATGATTCGCCATCTGCTGCTGCGCGATCCGGCTGCCCGGATACTGGTCACCACCACCACGCCAACAGGCGCGCGCCGGCTTGGCGAACTCTTTGGCGATCGTGTTGCTCATCTGTATAGCCCCTTTGATCTCACACCCGTAGTGCGGCGTTTTCTTGCGCGGGTGTCGCCGTGCCTGGCCATTGTGATGGAGACCGAAATTTGGCCTAACCTGCTGGCTGAATGCGAGTCGCGCGGGATACCGGTACTGCTGGTGAATGCCAGGCTGTCGCAGCGTTCGGCGAGCGGCTACAAACGGGCCCAGCCTTTGGCGGGCGAGAGCATGCAGCGTCTATCGCTGATTGCCGCGCAATCTCGGGCGGATGCCGAGCGCTTTATCGGCCTTGGCGCGCCTGCCGAGCGAGTAGCGGTGACCGGAAGTATCAAGTTCGACCTGCAACTGCCCGCCAGCCTGACAGAGCAGGCCGAGGTAATGCGCCGCGGCTGGGGCTGCAATCGGCCGGTCTGGGTGGCCGCCAGCACGCATGAGGGCGAGGAGGAACCGCTGCTGCAAGCCCATGCCCGGCTGCGCGAGCAGTTGCCCGCCGCGCTCTTGGTGCTGGTCCCGCGCCATCCGGATCGTTTCGAGCGCGCGGCGGCGCTGGTTCAGCGCCGGGGTTTCAGGCTGGCGCGCCGCAGCCTGGGGCAAGCCTGCGATGCCCAAATCAGCGTCTATCTCGGCGACACCATGGGAGAACTGGTGAGCTTTATCGCGGCGGCCGACGTGGCCTTTGTCGGCGGTAGCCTGGTTCCCACAGGGGGCCACAATCTGCTTGAGGCCGCGGCTGTCGGGGTGCCTGTGATCGTCGGCCCCCATGTGTTCAATTTTGTTGAGGTGACGCGCTTATTGCTCGAGCAACAAGCCGCAGTGCAAATTCAGTCCGCCGATGAGCTGACCAGGTGTCTGAACCTTTGGCTCACCGACGCCGCCGAACGCGCACGCATCGGCGAGAATGGCCGCAAGGCGGTCGAGGCGAATCGCGGCGCACTCGATCGCCTGCTTGGGCTGATCGATCCGTATGTGCGGGAGATGGGATCTACTTGA
- a CDS encoding isochorismatase family protein, with protein MSIHQATMPLSQSQFSQLLIIDAQERLAAAMDQQLRADVEANINRLIKAAKILDIPVIATEHNPDGLGKTIAGIREHLPNTVVATEKTCFSCCTASGFERNLTSAPERKQVVLVGMEAHICIVQTASGLQRWGYQVFVAADAICSRHPHHRDNALERMRHCGIHVTNTESVAFEWLGDSKHEQFRPVWQLFK; from the coding sequence ATGAGTATTCACCAAGCAACGATGCCCTTGTCCCAGAGTCAGTTCTCCCAACTGTTGATCATCGACGCCCAGGAGCGACTCGCCGCGGCGATGGACCAGCAACTGCGCGCCGATGTTGAGGCGAATATCAATCGTCTGATCAAGGCGGCGAAGATTCTCGATATCCCGGTCATCGCCACCGAGCACAACCCAGACGGATTAGGCAAGACCATCGCCGGCATCCGCGAGCATCTGCCCAACACCGTGGTAGCCACGGAGAAGACCTGTTTCTCCTGCTGTACCGCATCAGGGTTCGAGCGCAATCTGACCAGCGCGCCGGAGCGCAAGCAGGTAGTGCTGGTCGGCATGGAGGCGCATATCTGCATCGTGCAGACCGCCTCCGGATTGCAGCGCTGGGGTTATCAGGTGTTCGTGGCGGCGGACGCCATCTGCTCGCGCCATCCCCATCATCGCGACAACGCACTGGAGCGCATGCGCCACTGCGGCATCCATGTGACCAACACCGAGTCCGTCGCTTTCGAGTGGCTGGGCGACTCCAAGCACGAGCAGTTCCGCCCCGTGTGGCAGTTGTTCAAGTAG
- a CDS encoding rhodanese-like domain-containing protein — MQDITPKELSERLATGAEPPLLLDVREPWEAAICQIPGSRLIPMREIPQHSAALDANRETVVICHHGVRSLQVALYLERSGYQNILNLQGGIAAWAEQVDPQMATY, encoded by the coding sequence ATGCAGGACATCACCCCAAAAGAGTTAAGCGAGCGTCTTGCAACAGGCGCCGAGCCGCCGCTGCTGCTTGATGTTCGCGAGCCCTGGGAAGCAGCTATCTGCCAGATTCCCGGTTCGCGCCTGATCCCAATGCGCGAGATTCCTCAGCACAGTGCGGCCCTGGACGCAAACCGCGAAACCGTGGTGATTTGCCATCACGGTGTGCGCAGCCTGCAGGTGGCGCTCTACCTTGAGCGCAGCGGGTATCAGAATATTCTCAACCTTCAAGGCGGTATCGCGGCCTGGGCCGAGCAGGTTGATCCGCAAATGGCGACCTATTAG
- a CDS encoding protein-L-isoaspartate O-methyltransferase family protein, which produces MTTDFERARFNMMEQQVRPWQVLDAKVLDIMGSLPREHFVPDAYQGLAYADLEIPIGEKPSQCMLPPRIVGRLLQALQLESTDRVYEVGTGTGYATACLAQLGEAVHSVDIDPTLAEQARERLIAEGTMGRIEIKALDAFATESNAAPFAAIALTGSVPTTEPLTRLREQLIDGGRLFAFVGEAPVMEAVLITRVGPGRYRQEALFETCVPALENAPQPEAFVF; this is translated from the coding sequence ATGACCACGGATTTTGAGCGTGCGCGCTTTAATATGATGGAACAGCAGGTGCGTCCCTGGCAGGTGCTGGACGCCAAGGTGCTAGATATCATGGGCAGTCTGCCGCGCGAGCATTTTGTGCCGGACGCCTATCAGGGCCTTGCCTACGCAGACCTGGAAATTCCCATTGGCGAGAAGCCGTCGCAATGCATGCTGCCGCCAAGAATCGTCGGGCGCCTGTTGCAGGCGTTGCAGCTTGAGTCGACCGACCGCGTCTATGAGGTCGGCACCGGCACCGGCTATGCGACAGCCTGCCTAGCGCAGCTTGGCGAGGCGGTGCACAGCGTCGACATCGACCCTACCCTGGCCGAGCAGGCGCGCGAGCGGCTGATTGCCGAAGGCACAATGGGGCGTATTGAGATCAAGGCGCTCGATGCCTTTGCCACCGAAAGCAACGCCGCGCCCTTTGCCGCGATTGCGCTGACAGGCTCGGTCCCCACCACCGAGCCCCTGACCCGCTTGCGTGAGCAGCTGATCGACGGCGGGCGCTTGTTTGCCTTCGTCGGTGAAGCGCCGGTCATGGAGGCGGTGCTCATCACGCGAGTCGGCCCAGGGCGCTATCGGCAGGAAGCGCTGTTCGAGACCTGCGTGCCGGCGCTGGAAAATGCCCCGCAGCCAGAAGCCTTTGTGTTCTGA
- the proB gene encoding glutamate 5-kinase — MFARERIPSIKRWVVKIGSALLTADGQGLSAEILAPWIAQIAAQRQQGHQVVLVSSGAVAQGMARMGWRQRPRTLHQLQAAAAIGQMGLIRAYEDGFAQRGLHTAQILLTRDDLANRARYLNARSTLRTLLALGVIPVVNENDTVATDELRFGDNDTLAALVANLIEAELLILLTDQDGLFEADPRTHPDASLISATRIDDSRLDTAAGGSRSGLGRGGMLTKVRAARLAARSGCATVIAPGRRAGVLEEIHRGADIGTLLMPVQGPQAARKQWLAGHLQPLGRLVLDDGAVRALREKGRSLLAVGVKAVEGQFSRGDPVACVDADGREIARGLVNYDALETRRLRGQPSANFAAILGFVDDEELIHRDNLVLV, encoded by the coding sequence CTGTTCGCGCGCGAGCGCATCCCGAGCATCAAGCGCTGGGTGGTGAAGATCGGCAGTGCGCTGCTGACGGCCGACGGGCAAGGGTTGTCCGCGGAGATCCTCGCACCCTGGATCGCGCAAATTGCCGCGCAGCGCCAGCAGGGCCATCAGGTGGTGTTGGTTTCCTCCGGTGCCGTGGCACAGGGCATGGCGCGCATGGGCTGGCGGCAACGCCCGCGCACGCTGCACCAGCTGCAGGCGGCGGCGGCCATCGGTCAGATGGGGCTGATCCGCGCCTACGAGGACGGCTTTGCCCAGCGCGGCCTGCATACCGCGCAGATTCTGCTCACGCGCGATGATCTGGCCAACCGCGCGCGTTACCTCAATGCGCGCAGCACCTTGCGTACGCTGCTCGCGCTTGGGGTTATCCCGGTGGTGAACGAGAACGACACAGTCGCCACCGATGAGCTGCGATTTGGGGATAATGACACACTCGCGGCGCTAGTCGCCAACTTGATCGAGGCTGAACTGCTGATCCTGCTGACCGACCAAGACGGCCTGTTCGAGGCCGACCCGCGCACCCACCCGGATGCGTCCCTGATCAGCGCGACGCGCATTGATGACAGTCGCCTCGACACGGCCGCTGGCGGCAGCCGCTCCGGGCTCGGGCGCGGTGGGATGCTGACCAAGGTGCGCGCCGCGCGTCTGGCCGCGCGTTCCGGCTGCGCGACAGTGATCGCACCGGGGCGGCGCGCCGGGGTGCTGGAGGAAATTCACCGCGGGGCCGACATCGGCACCCTGCTGATGCCGGTGCAGGGCCCGCAAGCCGCGCGCAAGCAATGGCTGGCCGGGCATTTGCAGCCACTGGGACGCCTGGTGCTGGACGATGGCGCCGTGCGCGCGCTGCGCGAGAAAGGCCGCAGCCTGCTCGCTGTCGGCGTGAAAGCGGTCGAGGGCCAGTTCAGCCGCGGCGATCCCGTTGCCTGCGTGGATGCCGACGGTCGCGAGATCGCCCGTGGCCTGGTCAATTATGACGCGCTCGAGACCCGTCGCCTGCGCGGCCAGCCGAGCGCCAATTTTGCCGCCATCCTTGGCTTTGTAGATGACGAGGAGTTGATTCACCGGGACAACCTGGTGTTGGTCTGA
- the cgtA gene encoding Obg family GTPase CgtA, whose product MKFVDEAMIRVEAGDGGAGCVSFRREKFIPKGGPDGGDGGDGGSVYLVGDSGLNTLVDFRHQRVHRAERGRSGMGRNMTGRSGEDRIIPVPVGTRVLDHECGELIGEVLQPNERLLVARGGFHGIGNARYKSSTNRAPRQSTLGTPGEKRALALELILLADVGLLGLPNAGKSSLIQHLSSARPKVADYPFTTLYPNLGVVRVSERRHFVMADIPGLIAGASEGAGLGIRFLKHLERTRLLLHLVDIAPLPQMPSPAEQVQTLERELAAFERDLSGRERWLVLNKIDLLDDAALADAREAICHALDWSGPLFCISAATGAGTAELTAALMAHLEQSQLLDQRGTQPADTPAADNSPADDSWHPLG is encoded by the coding sequence ATGAAGTTCGTCGACGAGGCCATGATCCGGGTCGAAGCCGGCGATGGAGGCGCAGGTTGCGTGAGCTTTCGGCGCGAGAAGTTTATCCCCAAGGGCGGGCCAGATGGCGGCGACGGCGGCGACGGCGGCTCGGTCTATCTGGTTGGCGATAGCGGCCTGAATACCCTGGTCGATTTTCGCCATCAGCGGGTTCATCGCGCTGAGCGCGGGCGCTCCGGCATGGGGCGTAACATGACGGGGCGCTCGGGGGAAGATCGGATCATTCCAGTGCCGGTCGGAACCCGGGTGCTGGACCACGAGTGCGGCGAGCTGATCGGGGAGGTGCTGCAGCCCAACGAGCGTCTGCTTGTGGCGCGCGGTGGTTTTCACGGTATCGGCAATGCGCGCTACAAATCGAGCACTAACCGCGCGCCGCGTCAATCGACGCTTGGCACGCCGGGCGAGAAGCGTGCGTTGGCACTCGAGCTGATTCTGCTGGCCGATGTGGGGCTGCTTGGGCTGCCTAATGCCGGTAAGTCGAGCCTGATTCAGCACCTATCGAGTGCTCGGCCTAAGGTGGCGGATTATCCCTTCACCACCCTCTATCCCAACCTTGGCGTGGTGCGCGTCTCCGAGCGCCGGCATTTCGTGATGGCCGATATTCCGGGGCTCATTGCCGGGGCATCGGAGGGCGCGGGGCTTGGCATCCGCTTTCTGAAGCATCTGGAACGCACCCGGCTGTTGTTGCATCTGGTCGACATCGCACCATTGCCGCAGATGCCCTCCCCTGCCGAGCAAGTGCAAACGCTCGAGCGCGAGCTGGCCGCTTTCGAGCGCGACCTGAGCGGGCGCGAGCGCTGGCTGGTGTTGAATAAGATTGATCTGCTCGACGATGCCGCGCTAGCCGATGCACGCGAGGCAATTTGCCATGCGCTCGACTGGTCCGGGCCGCTGTTTTGCATCTCGGCGGCCACGGGCGCTGGCACGGCTGAGCTGACTGCCGCTTTGATGGCGCATCTGGAACAGTCTCAGCTTCTCGACCAGCGCGGCACTCAACCCGCCGACACTCCCGCAGCCGACAACTCGCCGGCCGACGATAGTTGGCATCCGCTTGGCTAA
- the rpmA gene encoding 50S ribosomal protein L27 — MAHKKAGGSSRNGRDSESKRLGVKRFGGQQVHAGTIIVRQRGTRFHGGENVGCGRDHTLFALADGVVRFDVKGPKNRKFVSIQPVAG; from the coding sequence ATGGCACATAAAAAAGCAGGCGGCAGTTCGCGTAACGGCCGCGATTCAGAATCCAAACGCCTTGGTGTGAAGCGCTTTGGCGGGCAACAGGTTCATGCTGGCACCATTATTGTCCGGCAACGCGGCACACGCTTTCATGGTGGCGAGAATGTTGGCTGCGGACGCGATCACACGCTCTTTGCGCTGGCAGACGGCGTGGTGCGGTTTGACGTGAAGGGGCCGAAGAATCGCAAGTTCGTCAGCATTCAGCCTGTTGCTGGCTGA
- the rplU gene encoding 50S ribosomal protein L21, protein MYAVIRTGGKQYRVAEGDKLRVEKLVADEGADITFDQVMMLADGDQVQVGKPYLSGEQVRAQVLSHGRGKKVRIIKFRRRKHHLKRQGHRQDFTEVRITGIGASAASGQSQAASAEDAAA, encoded by the coding sequence ATGTACGCGGTGATTCGCACCGGTGGCAAACAGTATCGGGTCGCTGAAGGCGACAAATTGCGCGTTGAGAAGCTCGTTGCTGACGAGGGCGCGGACATTACTTTCGACCAGGTGATGATGCTGGCCGATGGCGACCAGGTCCAGGTCGGCAAGCCTTATCTGAGCGGCGAGCAGGTGCGCGCGCAGGTGTTAAGCCATGGGCGCGGCAAGAAGGTGCGGATCATCAAGTTTCGCCGTCGCAAACATCATCTGAAGCGGCAGGGGCATCGCCAGGATTTTACCGAGGTGCGCATTACTGGTATCGGCGCCTCTGCGGCGTCGGGCCAGAGCCAAGCCGCATCGGCTGAAGATGCCGCAGCCTGA
- a CDS encoding IS1634 family transposase, whose product MYIRRTTIKSRRTGQPYFTYRLVESVREAGRVRQRTVLNLGRHFEVPRGQWPALARRIEALVGGQSELFIDLDARWEPLAQQLAAQVIRARAGEDPSEGSAPNFQRVDVETVDVVRPRSVAVEHVALAAWGQMGLDEKLTALGFSGPQRAAAIGNVIGRMVVPGSELATHQWLQQRSALGELIDVDFADLDLMALYRITDRLLAHKPALESFLYARERDLFELDEVITLYDLTNTYFEGSAKHNANAAFGRSKEKRSDCPLVTLALTLDASGFPKRSEVFAGNAVEAETLAKMLRALTPEQQRTPPTVVLDAGIATEENIAWLVAQGYRYVVVSRKRHLQFDPEAACLIKEDGPLTIRAQRVVKKETNEVELYCHSSQRELKDRGIADRFAQRFEQALQQLADGLHKPGTVKRFEKVIERIGRLKQKYPRAARYYEISVDPDEKGKKAKAIRWSRITPVDDTLPGVYCLRTNQTEWDEARLWHTFVMLTDLEAVFRSLKSELGLRPVYHHKTDRVSAHLFISVLAYHLVHTLRLQLKAAGIHLSWEGIRRELDGQDRVTVELKRDDGRTLHIRKATRAEPRQQAIYDALGVSDRPGGQQLTLI is encoded by the coding sequence ATGTACATTCGCCGCACCACCATCAAGAGCCGACGCACTGGTCAGCCGTACTTCACCTATCGGCTGGTGGAGTCGGTGCGCGAAGCCGGGCGGGTGCGCCAGCGCACGGTGCTGAATCTCGGCCGTCACTTCGAGGTCCCGCGCGGGCAATGGCCGGCCTTGGCACGGCGCATTGAGGCCTTGGTGGGCGGGCAGTCGGAGCTGTTCATTGACCTCGATGCCCGTTGGGAGCCGCTGGCGCAACAGTTGGCGGCGCAGGTGATTCGCGCCCGCGCGGGGGAGGATCCCTCCGAGGGGAGCGCGCCCAACTTCCAACGGGTCGATGTCGAGACAGTCGATGTGGTGCGCCCGCGCAGTGTCGCGGTCGAGCATGTCGCCTTGGCCGCCTGGGGGCAGATGGGCTTGGATGAAAAACTCACGGCTTTGGGCTTCAGCGGCCCGCAACGCGCGGCGGCCATCGGCAATGTGATCGGTCGCATGGTGGTGCCGGGTAGCGAGTTGGCGACCCATCAGTGGTTGCAACAGCGCAGCGCCCTGGGCGAGTTGATCGACGTTGATTTCGCCGACCTGGATCTGATGGCGCTCTACCGCATCACCGATCGGCTGCTCGCCCACAAACCGGCATTGGAGTCCTTCCTGTATGCCCGCGAGCGCGATCTGTTCGAACTTGATGAAGTGATTACGCTCTACGACCTGACCAATACCTATTTCGAGGGCAGCGCCAAGCATAACGCCAACGCCGCCTTTGGCCGTTCGAAAGAAAAGCGCAGCGACTGCCCGCTGGTCACCCTGGCGCTGACGCTCGATGCCAGTGGCTTTCCCAAACGCAGCGAGGTGTTCGCTGGGAACGCCGTGGAAGCCGAGACGCTGGCAAAAATGCTGCGTGCCTTGACGCCCGAGCAACAACGCACCCCACCGACGGTGGTGCTCGATGCCGGCATTGCCACCGAGGAGAACATCGCCTGGCTGGTGGCGCAGGGCTACCGCTATGTCGTGGTCAGCCGAAAGCGACATCTGCAGTTCGATCCCGAGGCGGCCTGTTTGATCAAAGAAGACGGCCCACTGACCATCCGCGCCCAGCGGGTAGTCAAGAAAGAAACCAACGAAGTCGAGCTGTATTGTCACTCCAGCCAACGTGAGCTCAAAGATCGCGGCATTGCCGATCGCTTCGCGCAACGCTTCGAGCAGGCCCTGCAGCAACTCGCCGATGGGTTGCACAAGCCAGGCACCGTCAAGCGCTTTGAGAAAGTCATCGAGCGCATCGGGCGGCTGAAGCAGAAATATCCGCGTGCCGCGCGCTACTACGAGATCAGCGTCGACCCCGATGAGAAAGGGAAAAAGGCCAAGGCCATCCGATGGTCGCGGATCACCCCGGTCGATGACACCTTGCCCGGTGTCTATTGCCTACGCACGAATCAAACCGAATGGGATGAAGCGCGCCTATGGCACACCTTTGTCATGCTCACCGATCTGGAAGCGGTGTTTCGCTCCCTGAAGTCGGAACTCGGCCTGCGCCCAGTCTATCACCATAAAACCGACCGGGTTAGCGCGCACCTGTTCATCTCGGTACTAGCCTACCATCTGGTTCATACCCTGCGCTTGCAGCTGAAAGCCGCTGGCATTCATCTGAGCTGGGAGGGCATCCGCCGTGAGCTCGATGGGCAAGATCGCGTCACGGTTGAGCTCAAGCGCGACGATGGGCGCACCCTGCATATTCGCAAAGCCACAAGGGCGGAGCCGCGCCAGCAAGCCATTTACGATGCCTTGGGCGTGAGTGATCGCCCGGGTGGACAACAGCTGACTTTGATCTGA